The following proteins come from a genomic window of Eubalaena glacialis isolate mEubGla1 chromosome X, mEubGla1.1.hap2.+ XY, whole genome shotgun sequence:
- the LOC133082177 gene encoding glutathione S-transferase A4-like codes for MMATKPKLHYPNGRGRMESVRWVLAAAGVEFDEEFLETKEQLQKLQDGNHLLFQQVPMVEIDGMKLVQTRSILHYIADKHHLFGKDLKERTLIDMYVEGTLDLLELIIMHPFLKPDDQQKEVVNMAQKAIIRYFPVFEKVLWGHGQRFLVGNQLSLADIILLQTILALEEKIPNILSAFPHLQEFTVKISNIPTIKKFLEPGSKRKPPPDDIYVRTVYNIFMP; via the coding sequence ATGATGGCTACAAAGCCCAAACTCCACTATCCAAATGGACGAGGCCGGATGGAATCTGTGCGATGGGTTTTAGCTGCCGCTGGAGTCGAGTTTGATGAAGAATTTTTAGAAACAAAAGAACAGTTGCAGAAGTTGCAGGATGGTAACCACCTGCTGTTCCAACAAGTGCCAATGGTTGAAATTGATGGGATGAAGCTAGTGCAGACCCGGAGCATCCTCCACTATATAGCGGACAAGCACCATCTCTTCGGCAAAGATCTCAAGGAGAGAACCCTGATTGACATGTATGTGGAGGGGACCCTGGATCTTCTGGAACTGATTATCATGCATCCTTTCCTCAAACCAGACGATCAGCAAAAGGAAGTGGTGAACATGGCCCAGAAGGCTATAATTAGATACTTTCCTGTGTTCGAAAAGGTTTTATGGGGTCATGGACAAAGGTTTCTTGTTGGTAATCAGCTGAGCCTTGCAGACATAATTCTACTCCAGACCATTTTGGCTCTAGAAGAGAAAATTCCTAATATCCTGTCTGCCTTTCCTCACCTCCAGGAGTTCACAGTGAAAATAAGTAATATCCCTACAATTAAGAAATTCCTTGAACCTGGCAGCAAGAGGAAGCCTCCTCCGGATGACATCTACGTGAGAACCGTGTACAACATCTTCATGCCGTAG